From Pan troglodytes isolate AG18354 chromosome 1, NHGRI_mPanTro3-v2.0_pri, whole genome shotgun sequence:
TGAAAACAGTCTCTCTAGGAAACTCCCTTTAAAGTTACTTGGTTTGAATGTGCCATCTGTTTTCTGCTAGGACCCTGATTGATCCATTTCCCATTGTACCGATGGCAAGACTGAGGTTCTAAAGGCCTGCCCAAGATGTAGTGTGGTGAAGCTGTGCTCAGGAATGGTCAAGCTATGAACCAGTCATGGGGGTGTAGGGACAGTGTCAGCCGGCCCTGGGTCCTTTAAACTTGGCTGGCTTATCCACCTTCTAATGGCTACTTGTGAGAGCACAGGTGAACCACTGGCTGTTCTGTTTCCGTGATGACCCCACCTGTCTTTGCTGGCTGTGGCGCTTGGCTCACTGGGACTGAATTTCTGACTCCCGGCCTTGGCTCTGATAGTCACTAAGTGTTCCACTGGGTTAATATAGCCTTGCATcctcttttgctttccatttgggTCTGGCCTTGGGTGTTGGTGTCCCCTAAATTTCAGGTCATGACACAGCACTGGGAGCAGGGCTGTGAGCCATCCCAGGGGTTGGTTAGTGCGGGAGATGAGCCTGTGTTCCTGTCTCTTAGCTCCGTGGGCATAGGTCCTACCTCCTTGCACAGTCCCAGCATCCTGCCAGGGCCCTAGTTCAGTGAAAATGTTCAGGGAAAATGGGATGAGCCGAATAAAATGCAGGGTGAGGCTGGGATGGCATGCTTGAGTGCAGACTACATGCCCTGTTGAGAGTGCGCATAAGGAGTGAGAGTATGAATAACAGAGATTGTGTGTACACAGGGTGGGGATGTGTGTTGAGATGGCAgtgactgggtgacagaggagggAGTGTGGTTTGTCTATAGTGAGAGTGGCAGTGATTGTGTGTGTACTCAGGGCGAAGTCTAATTATGAAGGCTGGAAGCGCCATTGCAGAGGGAGCACAGCGCACTCTTGTGGCCACAGCTAGAATCCCAACATATGTATCAGTAggttccaccccagcctcctcctctggTACAAACCCAGCTCCCGGCTGTCAACCTCAGCCCCAGCCTAACCGAGCTCCAGCTCAAGCCTCAGCtgcagccacagccacagccccCACCCTAGCTCCACCCCGAGCCATGGAACTCTTTCCCTTTCTGAGGGCTTACCTTCCCTACCTTCAGGGTCCTGTCAGTGGGTGGGAGTGTGGGAGAACCAGAGACAGAGCCAACCTGTATAAAACACAGCATTTATTGATTTCAAGGAAACTGTCTTGAGGATGTTCTATCAGCGCATCCACCCAAGTCCCTGGGAGCAGGGTCTGAAAGGCTGGCACCAGGCTGAGCACAGTTGTGGGGAGGAAGATGGGAGCACCACTGCCTGAGGCTGAGGGAGTAGGATTTGGGGAAAGAGGGCTTCCACTGAGCCAAGTGATGACCTGGGGGACCTCTGGGTATCTCCAGAACCTCTAGTCAGGCTCATTCTCAGGCCTCCAGACCTGCTGCTGCTGGGAGACCTCCTCTCCACTGCAGGAATCTGGGTGGCTCCTCTGGAGGGAGTGGAGATGCCTTAGGTCTGCTGAGGCTAGCCCAGGGAGAGCATCACTTTTTGTGTGGCCTCCAGACCTCTGTGCTGCTGTTGTGGCTGCTTGGGAGCACTTCTCACCTCTCTTACACATTATGTCCTTAGGGAAGCCTCTCCTGATCATCCCTTCCTGGGTTAGCTGGAAGCCCTGCTAGCAGTGCCCTAAGTGGCCCCTTACAGGCAGCGTAGATAGTTAATTTGCTTGTTTCAAAGTCTATGTCCTTTGAGGGCTGGCACTGGGCCTGTGGGTTACCTATACCTGGCTAGACAGCCCAGTGCCCAGTGTCAAAAAATATCTGCCAAAACGAAAGTTGCATAGCTTAGTGAACTCAGAGTGGGGTCACTCAGCCCCTGTAGGACCTCTCCACCTGCCACACCGCCCTGCATGTCCCATTGGCAGCCCGTATGttgccccacccctgccctgtgGTCAGATGGGGGTCAGGTTGGGTGCTGAAGCCTGCAGCTTGTTATTGCCTGGGTCTGGAtccacctccccagcctccaCCAGCTTGTGGTGGCAGCGGCAGGTGGAAGCTCGGCTGGCGGAGGACGAGGGGCTGCAGCCCCCTCGAGGCTTGTCCTTGTGCAGGCCTCGCAGGACCCTGTGGCAGATGAGGTAGCAGAGCTCACAGATGGTGAGTACAATGCAGACGGCGGAGGCGCCTACCATGAAGTAGGTGAAGATTTTCTTCTCGGTAGGTCGGGCAATGTAGCAGTCCACGATGTTGGGGCAGGGGGCCACGTTGGCACACTGCACCAGGCGCGGCATATTGAAGCCATGCCAGAGAGTGTGCAGCAGGTAGAGGAAGAGGAACTCAATGATGAGCTTGAAGATGAGGCTGAACAGATAGGTCCACCACAGGCCTCCGTGCTTCTTGCCTGCGTTGTCGTACAACTTGGCGCACTGGTCCCCGTGCTTCTGGCGGTGCCGGCGCTCCCGCTCCTCACGGTAGGCCACGTGCAGGATGACCAGCAGCGAGGGGCATGTGACGAAGATGAGCTGCAGGGCCCAGAGGCGGATGTTGGAGATGGGGAAGTAGTTGTCGTAGCAGACGTTGGTGCAGCCGGGCTGCTTAGTGTTGCAGTCAAAGTCCTTCTGCTCATCCCCCCACACGCGCTCTGCAGCCACCACATACACCAGCACCCGGAAGACGAACACCACGGACAGCCAGATGCGCCCGAACGCTGTGGAGTACTTGTTCACGCCGCTCAGTAGGGCCTGGAGTGTCTTCCAGTCCATGGCGCCTGGTGGGGGCCGTGCCTACCTGAGAGAATTAGAGGAAAAACCATTGTATGAATGAATAGGTgactttattgagcatttactatgtaccaggtagTGTTCTGAGTTCTGACTTGTTCAATCCTCACAACGACCCTCTGAGTTCAGAACTATCATTCCTCCCAAGCTGCagataggaaactgaggcacagcaagGTTATATAACTTGACCAAAGGCAACAGAGCTAGTATGCTGGAAGGAAGCAAATGTGCTTTGGCTGATAATAACaatcaccatttattgagtgtttactcaGAGTCAGGCACGAAGTTAAACACTTTATGAGCagaatctcatttaatctcttaGAATGACCCCATAAGGTAGTTATTACAGTGCTCCTCACTTACAGATGAAACTGATCATTGAACGATTGCAAAGCAAGTAGT
This genomic window contains:
- the GJB3 gene encoding gap junction beta-3 protein; its protein translation is MDWKTLQALLSGVNKYSTAFGRIWLSVVFVFRVLVYVVAAERVWGDEQKDFDCNTKQPGCTNVCYDNYFPISNIRLWALQLIFVTCPSLLVILHVAYREERERRHRQKHGDQCAKLYDNAGKKHGGLWWTYLFSLIFKLIIEFLFLYLLHTLWHGFNMPRLVQCANVAPCPNIVDCYIARPTEKKIFTYFMVGASAVCIVLTICELCYLICHRVLRGLHKDKPRGGCSPSSSASRASTCRCHHKLVEAGEVDPDPGNNKLQASAPNLTPI